Proteins from one Fragaria vesca subsp. vesca linkage group LG6, FraVesHawaii_1.0, whole genome shotgun sequence genomic window:
- the LOC101312370 gene encoding ion channel DMI1-like codes for MVDRNEESLPQLKKSRTITGDEATPIFPGPLFPAVRRNASDQRDFSERDWVFPSFVLPQNPSKRSSSNKHRAASSSDASVTSPQLAAAAESKKIKLVTPSELTRPSSRTRTRDLKPFSLLLFLLTFICILSVPYAVYLRQRVAKLEEICMDKNIGTYGNIEASLSDNNPTILSFPNAERRTVVLYSVVFTLAMPIVLYKHLDYFSHLTSLSRKKNNKEEVPLKKRIAYMVDVCFSVYPYAKLLALLFATILLIGFGGLALYAVNKNSFAEALWLSWTFVADSGNHADTEGIGPRIVSVSISSGGMLIFAMMLGLVSDAISEKVDSLRKGKSEVIERNHILILGWSDKLGSLLKQLAIANKSVGGGVVVVLAERDKEEMEIDIAKLEFDFMGTSVICRSGSPLIFADLKKVSVSKARAIIVLASDENADQSDARALRVVLSLTGVKEGLRGHVVVEMSDLDNEPLVKLVGGELIETVVAHDVIGRLMIQCALQPGLAQIWEDILGFENAEFYIKRWPQLDGLRFENVLISFPDAIPCGIKVAADGGKINLNPDDKYVIKEGDEVLVIAEDDDTYAPSAIPEVCAGLCPNTVEPPKYPEKILFCGWRRDIDDMILVLEAFLPLGSELWMFNEVPEKEREKKLTDGGLEISRLENIKLVHREGNAVIRRHLESLPLETFDSILILADESLEDSVVHSDSRSLATLLLIRDIQSKRLPYKETKPTSLRLSAFSHSSWICEMQQASDKSIIISEILDSRTRNLVSVSRISDYVLSNELVSMALAMVAEDKQINRVLEELFAEEGNEMCIKPAELYLYDQEELCFYDIMLRGRQRREVVIGFRLANTERAIINPSQKSAVRKWSHDDVFVVISISE; via the exons ATGGTCGATCGGAATGAGGAGTCGTTGCCGCAGCTGAAGAAATCACGAACTATAACCGGCGACGAGGCAACCCCAATCTTCCCGGGCCCACTGTTCCCAGCGGTTCGACGCAACGCTTCGGACCAGCGCGACTTCTCGGAGCGTGACTGGGTCTTTCCGTCGTTCGTGCTTCCGCAGAATCCTTCGAAACGAAGCAGCAGCAACAAGCACCGCGCCGCCTCCTCCTCCGATGCATCCGTCACCTCGCCTCAGCTTGCTGCTGCTGCTGAGAGTAAGAAAATTAAGTTGGTGACCCCGAGCGAGTTGACTCGCCCGAGTTCGCGGACCCGGACTCGAGATTTGAAACCTTTTTCTTTGTTGTTATTTTTG CTCACTTTCATTTGTATATTATCTGTACCTTATGCAGTTTATCTGCGGCAAAGAGTTGCAAAGCTTGAG GAAATTTGTATGGATAAAAATATTGGTACATATGGCAATATTGAGGCTTCGCTGTCTGATAACAATCCGACAATTTTGAGTTTTCCTAATGCCGAAAGAAGAACTGTTGTTTTGTATTCTGTGGTCTTTACCCTAGCCATGCCAATTGTGTTGTACAAACATCTTGATTATTTTTCCCATTTGACGAGCCTTTCAAGAAAGAAGAATAACAAAGAGGAGGTTCCCTTGAAGAAGAGGATAGCCTATATGGTGGATGTGTGCTTTTCTGTATATCCATATGCCAAACTACTGGCACTTCTCTTCGCAACAATATTACTAATAGGGTTTGGTGGATTGGCATTGTATGCTGTCAATAAAAATAGCTTTGCTGAAGCCCTCTGGCTTTCATGGACTTTCGTTGCCGATTCTGGAAACCATGCTGATACAGAGGGCATTGGGCCAAGGATAGTTTCTGTCTCTATCAGTTCAGGAGGCATGCTGATATTTGCCATGATGCTTGGGCTTGTTTCTGATGCTATATCAGAGAAGGTTGACTCACTAAGGAAAGGGAAGAGCGAAGTCATTGAAAGGAACCACATACTCATTCTTGGATGGAGTGATAAACTG GGTTCGCTTCTCAAGCAGCTTGCTATAGCAAACAAGAGTGTTGGTGGTGGTGTTGTTGTTGTACTTGCTGAAAGAGACAAGGAGGAAATGGAGATTGATATTGCAAAACTTGAATTTGACTTCATGGGTACGTCTGTTATATGCAGAAGTGGCAGTCCTCTTATTTTTGCTGACCTAAAGAAG GTCTCAGTTTCAAAGGCGCGTGCTATCATTGTATTGGCATCAGATGAAAACGCAGATCAG AGTGATGCACGTGCTCTGAGGGTTGTTCTCAGCCTCACTGGGGTGAAAGAGGGTTTAAGGGGACATGTTGTTGTAGAGATGAGTGACCTTGATAATGAGCCTCTGGTGAAGCTTGTTGGAGGAGAACTCATTGAAACTGTAGTGGCACATGATGTGATTGGGCGGTTAATGATACAGTGTGCTCTACAGCCTGGTCTTGCGCAG ATATGGGAGGATATATTGGGATTTGAGAATGCTGAGTTTTACATCAAGAGGTGGCCTCAGTTGGATGGTCTTCGTTTTGAAAATGTGCTTATTTCATTTCCTGATGCAATTCCCTGTGGGATCAAGGTGGCCGCAGATGGTGGAAAGATAAACTTAAATCCAGATGATAAATATGTTATAAAAGAAGGGGACGAAGTTCTTGTTATAGCTGAAGATGACGACACTTATGCTCCATCTGCCATTCCAGAG GTATGTGCTGGCCTTTGTCCAAACACTGTTGAACCTCCCAAATACCCTGAGAAGATATTGTTCTGTGGCTGGCGTCGTGACATAGACGATATGATACTG GTTCTAGAGGCATTCTTGCCTCTAGGTTCGGAACTTTGGATGTTTAATGAGGTTCCAGAAAAAGAAAGAGAGAAGAAACTTACAGATGGTGGACTTGAGATTTCTCGATTGGAGAACATAAAACTCGTTCACAGAGAAGGAAATGCTGTGATAAGACGGCATCTAGAGAGTCTTCCCTTGGAGACTTTTGATTCT ATATTAATTCTTGCAGATGAATCACTAGAGGACTCTGTTGTGCATTCTGACTCTAGATCCCTTGCCACTCTTCTCCTTATACGAGATATACAG TCAAAGCGTCTTCCTTACAAAGAAACAAAGCCAACTTCCTTACGGTTATCTGCATTTTCGCATAGCTCTTGGATTTGTGAAATGCAGCAAGCTTCTGACAAATCGATAATAATAAGTGAAATTCTGGATTCTAGGACTAGAAACCTGGTCTCTGTTTCCAGAATCAGTGATTATGTGCTGTCAAATGAACTTGTTAGTATGGCTCTGGCAATGGTTGCTGAAGATAAGCAGATAAATCGTGTTCTTGAAGAGCTATTTGCGGAGGAG GGGAACGAGATGTGCATAAAACCGGCTGAACTCTATTTATACGACCAGGAAGAGCTCTGCTTTTATGATATAATGCTTAGGGGTCGTCAAAGGCGGGAAGTTGTGATTGGATTTCGCCTTGCAAATACAGAGAGGGCCATAATCAACCCATCACAGAAATCAGCAGTACGGAAATGGTCTCACGATGATGTTTTTGTGGTCATCTCCATAAGTGAATGA
- the LOC101315253 gene encoding ribulose bisphosphate carboxylase small chain, chloroplastic-like, whose amino-acid sequence MASSMFSSSAAAVATAASPAQASMVAPFTGLKSASAFPITRKTNSDITSLPSNGGRVQCMQVWPPVGLKKFETLSYLPPLTSESLAKEVDFLLRNKWVPCLEFELEKGFVYRENHKSPGYYDGRYWTMWKLPMFGCTDASQVLKELEEAKKAYPNAFIRIIGFDNVRQVQCISFIAYKPAGY is encoded by the exons ATGGCCTCCTCCATGTTCTCATCATCGGCTGCCGCAGTCGCCACCGCCGCCTCCCCGGCACAAGCCAGCATGGTTGCGCCATTCACTGGCCTCAAGTCTGCCTCAGCTTTCCCCATCACCAGAAAGACCAACAGTGATATTACCTCACTCCCAAGCAATGGCGGAAGAGTGCAATGCATGCAG GTGTGGCCTCCAGTTGGTTTGAAGAAGTTCGAGACGCTGTCCTACCTTCCACCGCTTACTTCCGAGTCCTTGGCCAAGGAAGTTGATTTCCTTCTCCGCAACAAATGGGTTCCCTGCTTGGAATTTGAGTTGGAG AAAGGATTCGTGTACCGTGAGAACCACAAGTCACCGGGATACTACGACGGCCGCTACTGGACCATGTGGAAGTTGCCCATGTTCGGATGCACCGACGCTTCCCAAGTGTTGAAGGAGCTCGAGGAGGCCAAGAAGGCTTATCCAAATGCTTTCATCCGTATCATCGGATTCGACAATGTCCGTCAAGTTCAGTGCATCAGTTTCATCGCCTACAAGCCTGCAGGCTACTAA